One genomic window of [Clostridium] scindens ATCC 35704 includes the following:
- a CDS encoding pyridoxamine 5'-phosphate oxidase family protein yields MKFTLDKDITYEQAVGRMFEMLGNSQIMALASSLNDYVMVRNVSCLFYDEKIYFKTDKNFRKTKQLLENPNVAMCWSGVQVEGTAKNKGLVVDEPGQRFAKGYEKYLWQSYNKYSHEDTEILIEVSPKYVEIWDTSDDGYAFQLFIDFEKRQIQVKPYDQK; encoded by the coding sequence ATGAAATTTACATTGGACAAAGACATTACTTATGAGCAGGCGGTGGGCCGCATGTTCGAAATGCTTGGCAACAGCCAGATCATGGCGCTGGCATCCAGCCTGAACGACTACGTTATGGTGCGCAATGTAAGCTGCCTGTTCTATGACGAGAAGATCTACTTTAAGACGGACAAGAACTTCCGCAAGACAAAGCAGCTGCTTGAGAATCCGAATGTAGCCATGTGCTGGAGCGGCGTACAAGTAGAAGGAACTGCAAAGAATAAAGGGCTCGTGGTGGACGAGCCGGGACAGAGATTTGCAAAGGGATATGAGAAATACCTGTGGCAAAGTTACAACAAGTATAGCCACGAGGATACGGAGATTCTGATTGAAGTATCGCCCAAGTATGTAGAGATATGGGACACCAGCGATGATGGGTATGCATTCCAGCTTTTTATTGATTTTGAGAAGAGGCAGATCCAAGTAAAGCCGTATGATCAGAAGTAG
- a CDS encoding IMP dehydrogenase, translated as MAFYYEEPSRTFSEYLLIPGYSSVECVPSKVSLETPLVKFEKGKEPELSMNIPMVSAIMQSVSDDRLAIALAQEGGLSFIYGSQPIESQAEMIEKVKRYRAGFVVSDSNVSAEMTLQDVLRLTEQTGHSTIAVTEDGSPNGKLLGIVTNKDYRVSRMTPDTRVKDFMTKLDDLVYAQEETTLKEANDIIWDHKINCLPLVNKNQELVYLVFRKDYDTHKKNEYELIDSSKRYMVGAGINTRDYEERVPALLKAGADILCIDSSEGFSEWQKLTIDYIRRNYGDRVKVGAGNVVDAEGFRFLAEAGADFVKVGIGGGAICITREQKGIGRGQATALIEVAKARDAYYEETGIYVPICSDGGIVHDYHITLALAMGADFIMLGRYFARFDESPTKRVNINGSYMKEYWGEGSARARNWQRYDMGGDKKLSFEEGVDSFVPYAGSLKDNVNLTLSKVRSTMCNCGAINIPELQQKAKITLVSSTSIVEGGAHDVMLRDKR; from the coding sequence ATGGCATTTTATTATGAGGAGCCATCTAGGACATTCAGCGAGTATCTTTTAATTCCAGGCTATTCTTCTGTGGAATGTGTTCCATCGAAAGTAAGCCTTGAGACGCCGCTGGTGAAGTTTGAGAAGGGTAAGGAGCCGGAACTGTCGATGAATATCCCTATGGTTTCGGCAATTATGCAGTCGGTCTCTGACGACAGGCTTGCGATTGCCCTGGCTCAGGAGGGCGGTCTGTCTTTTATCTATGGATCGCAGCCTATAGAATCTCAGGCAGAGATGATCGAAAAAGTCAAGCGGTACCGGGCAGGATTCGTAGTAAGCGATTCCAATGTATCGGCGGAGATGACGCTTCAGGATGTGCTCAGACTGACTGAGCAGACCGGCCATTCTACCATAGCGGTAACGGAAGACGGCAGCCCCAACGGAAAACTGCTGGGAATTGTAACGAACAAAGATTACAGGGTAAGCAGGATGACTCCTGATACAAGGGTCAAAGATTTCATGACCAAGTTGGATGACCTTGTATATGCGCAGGAAGAGACTACGCTGAAAGAAGCGAATGACATTATTTGGGACCATAAGATTAACTGCCTTCCTTTGGTCAATAAGAACCAGGAACTGGTATATCTGGTTTTCCGCAAGGATTACGATACCCATAAGAAGAATGAGTATGAATTGATCGATAGTTCCAAGCGTTATATGGTAGGCGCCGGAATTAATACCAGGGATTATGAAGAGCGGGTGCCTGCACTGCTTAAGGCAGGCGCAGACATTCTGTGCATAGACAGTTCAGAAGGATTTTCAGAGTGGCAGAAATTGACCATTGACTATATCCGCAGAAATTATGGAGACCGCGTGAAAGTAGGCGCAGGCAACGTAGTAGATGCAGAAGGCTTCCGATTCCTCGCTGAGGCTGGGGCAGATTTTGTCAAGGTAGGAATCGGCGGCGGAGCCATCTGCATTACCCGCGAGCAGAAGGGCATCGGACGGGGACAGGCTACAGCACTCATCGAGGTTGCAAAAGCCAGGGATGCCTATTATGAAGAGACGGGAATCTACGTTCCGATCTGTTCTGACGGAGGCATTGTGCATGATTACCACATTACCCTTGCACTTGCTATGGGGGCAGACTTTATTATGCTGGGCAGATATTTTGCAAGATTTGATGAAAGCCCTACAAAAAGAGTGAATATTAATGGAAGCTATATGAAGGAATATTGGGGAGAGGGAAGCGCCAGAGCCAGGAACTGGCAGAGATATGACATGGGAGGAGATAAGAAACTGTCTTTTGAAGAGGGCGTAGATTCTTTTGTCCCTTATGCCGGAAGCCTGAAGGACAATGTAAATCTTACGCTGAGCAAGGTAAGGTCAACGATGTGCAATTGTGGAGCGATCAATATACCTGAGTTACAGCAGAAGGCCAAAATTACGCTGGTGTCTTCCACAAGCATCGTAGAAGGCGGCGCGCATGATGTCATGCTCAGAGATAAGAGATAG
- a CDS encoding response regulator transcription factor, whose translation MKRIFLVEDDKEIAKNLALLLRTEGFNVTHASSQSEAISVLDGNRFDLALVDISLPDGNGFTVCTEIKQAQNIPVIFLTASGDEASVVTGLNMGADDYIIKPFRPRELTARIRTALRKYGHSPAAFEMCDLHVDTASGVVKKGGREVFLSALEYRLLLIFINNPNVIITRDRLLDELWDAAGEFVNNNTLTVYIKRLREKIENDPGNPQIILTVRGTGYRLGGSYVSE comes from the coding sequence ATGAAACGAATTTTTTTGGTCGAGGATGATAAAGAAATTGCCAAGAACCTTGCGCTTTTGCTTCGCACGGAAGGATTTAACGTTACCCACGCCTCCTCGCAGAGCGAAGCCATATCCGTTCTTGACGGAAACAGGTTTGATCTGGCGCTGGTAGATATTTCCCTGCCGGATGGGAATGGTTTCACGGTCTGTACGGAGATTAAGCAGGCGCAGAATATTCCTGTTATTTTTCTTACGGCTTCCGGAGATGAGGCAAGCGTGGTAACAGGGCTTAATATGGGAGCGGATGACTATATTATCAAGCCTTTCCGCCCACGCGAGCTGACCGCGCGGATTCGTACGGCCTTGCGGAAATACGGACACTCGCCAGCGGCTTTTGAGATGTGCGATCTACATGTGGATACCGCCAGCGGCGTTGTAAAAAAAGGCGGGCGGGAGGTCTTTTTATCCGCCTTGGAATATCGGCTGCTGCTTATATTTATTAACAACCCTAATGTGATCATCACGCGGGACCGGCTGTTGGACGAATTGTGGGACGCGGCAGGCGAGTTCGTTAATAACAATACCCTTACCGTTTACATTAAGCGTCTGCGGGAGAAGATTGAGAATGATCCCGGAAATCCGCAGATCATTCTCACCGTCCGGGGGACAGGATACCGGCTGGGAGGTAGTTATGTTTCGGAATAG
- a CDS encoding DUF6070 family protein, which yields MKKAILVIVFLLLAMAGCSGKNTKDSPKEHADKKPVEIAKGYQDIYDKACEDGKLDDLATIRQIVERLGEDGLVAVDAKNLVDMENASQAEAFCKRASEGKEAAQTIIAVKDDGGFIRYDLQALDGTLKVRQGYVTWSKGEPVEKGTDEYQAYAWSYSSKGYLFFEKYQPPGYDGFSGHTAIRVKPLDQDCRELNQKYIIPVGYYLNNLFLEDWSENDYGDLNFYDIFEPMYQMKYGKRLDVEFAFTGKTYNVPEKEFEDVFLTFFQIDPAMLRQKTTYDEVSHTYQYRPRGMFDFGSTPDIPYPEVVAYEAQENGTIKLVVDAVWPDRNMDKAYSHEVVVRPLDGGRFQYVSNHVIDSEDNAEPIWYRERLSDEKWDEYYGD from the coding sequence ATGAAAAAAGCGATTTTGGTCATTGTATTCTTACTGCTTGCCATGGCAGGATGCTCAGGCAAAAACACGAAGGATAGTCCTAAGGAGCATGCAGATAAAAAGCCGGTTGAAATTGCAAAGGGTTACCAGGATATATATGATAAAGCCTGTGAGGATGGAAAGTTAGATGATCTGGCAACTATCCGCCAAATCGTAGAACGTCTGGGAGAGGATGGACTTGTGGCAGTGGACGCTAAGAATCTGGTTGATATGGAAAACGCGTCGCAGGCTGAAGCGTTCTGCAAAAGAGCCAGTGAAGGAAAGGAGGCTGCCCAGACGATCATCGCCGTAAAGGACGATGGAGGATTTATACGCTATGACCTGCAGGCTTTGGATGGAACTTTAAAGGTGCGGCAGGGGTATGTCACATGGAGCAAAGGCGAGCCAGTGGAAAAGGGGACGGATGAATATCAGGCATATGCTTGGAGTTATTCCAGCAAAGGGTACCTGTTTTTTGAAAAGTACCAGCCACCCGGGTATGATGGATTTTCAGGGCATACGGCTATAAGAGTGAAGCCCCTGGATCAAGATTGCCGGGAGTTGAACCAGAAATATATCATTCCGGTAGGGTACTATCTGAATAATTTGTTTCTGGAGGACTGGAGCGAGAATGATTATGGCGATTTGAATTTCTATGACATTTTCGAGCCTATGTATCAGATGAAGTATGGAAAGAGACTGGATGTGGAATTTGCCTTTACAGGAAAGACATACAATGTGCCGGAAAAAGAATTCGAAGATGTCTTCCTGACTTTTTTTCAGATTGATCCAGCCATGCTGCGGCAAAAGACCACCTATGATGAAGTCAGTCATACTTACCAGTACAGGCCCAGAGGAATGTTTGACTTTGGCTCTACTCCGGATATTCCCTACCCGGAGGTTGTGGCTTATGAAGCGCAGGAAAATGGGACGATCAAACTCGTCGTGGATGCAGTATGGCCTGATCGGAATATGGACAAGGCGTACAGCCATGAAGTTGTGGTACGTCCTCTTGATGGTGGCAGGTTCCAGTATGTTTCCAACCATGTGATTGACTCTGAGGATAATGCTGAGCCTATCTGGTATAGGGAGAGGCTCAGTGATGAAAAGTGGGATGAATATTATGGCGATTAA
- a CDS encoding ECF transporter S component has protein sequence MNQMKETTNVTTGENLKSRDDARTKVKKIAFIGLMGAVSAVLMLFRFPIPFMPPFLSFDLSGLMEMLGGFMFGPMAAACIIVVKILLQLVMQGSFSLGTGELQNLILSCSYVLPALIIYHRNKTKKMAITGMAVSTIFVSVMAVFTNLYLIIPFYVKLFGMSMDDIITMCRTVNPAMKNVTTMAVFGLLPFNLIKYGVTSLVTFIVYKRLSRVIKGIISK, from the coding sequence ATGAACCAGATGAAAGAAACAACCAATGTAACTACAGGAGAAAACCTAAAAAGCCGTGATGACGCCAGGACGAAGGTAAAGAAGATTGCGTTTATCGGTCTGATGGGGGCGGTCAGCGCGGTGCTGATGCTATTTCGCTTCCCGATTCCGTTCATGCCCCCGTTCTTATCCTTTGATCTGTCCGGGCTTATGGAGATGCTGGGCGGATTCATGTTCGGACCTATGGCGGCCGCATGCATCATTGTCGTAAAGATCCTGCTGCAGCTTGTGATGCAGGGAAGCTTCTCCCTGGGAACCGGAGAATTGCAGAATCTGATCTTAAGTTGTTCTTACGTGCTTCCGGCGCTGATTATCTATCACAGGAATAAGACGAAGAAAATGGCAATTACTGGTATGGCGGTGAGCACCATATTCGTATCGGTGATGGCGGTATTTACCAACCTGTATCTGATCATTCCGTTCTATGTCAAGTTATTTGGCATGTCCATGGACGACATCATTACGATGTGCCGGACGGTAAACCCGGCGATGAAGAATGTAACCACTATGGCGGTGTTCGGACTGCTTCCATTTAATCTTATCAAATACGGCGTTACGTCTCTGGTGACGTTTATCGTGTACAAGAGGCTGAGCCGTGTAATAAAAGGAATTATAAGCAAATAA
- a CDS encoding IS91 family transposase: protein MNILQKIFIEHYEEMIYLQHPRDAIVENVEKMIHCGDPSYGGAMYICPNCGNFKFTAFRCHSRFCPTCGNMYSIDRTTAMSFKIIDVQHRHCVFTIDDSLRPFFLKDRSLLNCLFSAVNSVISRMFHKENKSELFTPGFICVLHTFGRDLKWNPHIHCLVSEGGVGNTLSWRHFKHFNYHFLRDAFQTALLNELHQKIGPAFKKVKSAIYAKDKNGFYVRAMPNKCNPSQVIKYIGRYLGRPVIATSRIDSYDGDFVTFHYNRHEDNKLITETVPVLEFIDRLTQHIPEKHFKMIRYYGIYARHRNSDNFLRKAISREKHNFFLSLNRWRDSILHSFGYDPLKCPNCGKTMLFLELYFNHNPVPLHELYEKAMQKHRCRSPASFSYLPKPLFS, encoded by the coding sequence ATGAATATCTTACAAAAAATTTTTATCGAACATTATGAAGAAATGATTTATCTTCAACATCCTCGTGATGCTATTGTTGAGAATGTAGAAAAAATGATTCATTGTGGCGATCCATCTTATGGTGGCGCCATGTATATTTGTCCCAATTGTGGTAATTTCAAATTTACTGCTTTTCGTTGTCATTCTCGCTTCTGTCCAACTTGTGGTAACATGTATTCCATTGACAGAACTACTGCTATGTCTTTTAAGATTATTGATGTACAACATCGGCATTGTGTTTTTACCATTGATGATTCTTTGCGGCCTTTTTTTCTTAAAGACCGTTCTCTTCTTAACTGCCTTTTTTCGGCAGTCAACAGCGTGATTTCTCGTATGTTCCATAAAGAAAATAAATCTGAATTATTTACTCCTGGATTTATTTGCGTCCTTCATACCTTTGGCAGAGATTTAAAATGGAATCCTCACATTCACTGCCTTGTTTCTGAAGGTGGTGTTGGTAATACTCTTTCCTGGCGACACTTCAAACATTTTAACTATCATTTTTTACGTGATGCGTTCCAAACTGCTCTTTTAAATGAACTCCATCAAAAAATAGGTCCAGCTTTCAAAAAAGTAAAATCTGCTATCTATGCAAAAGATAAAAATGGTTTTTATGTTCGCGCCATGCCTAACAAGTGTAATCCTTCTCAGGTTATCAAATATATCGGTCGTTATCTTGGCAGACCTGTTATTGCTACTTCTCGCATTGATTCTTACGATGGTGATTTTGTCACCTTCCATTACAACCGTCATGAAGACAATAAACTTATTACAGAAACTGTTCCTGTTTTGGAATTCATTGACCGCTTAACACAACACATCCCTGAAAAACATTTTAAAATGATTCGCTATTATGGTATTTACGCTCGTCACCGTAATTCTGACAATTTTTTACGAAAAGCCATTTCCAGAGAAAAACATAACTTTTTTCTTTCACTCAATAGGTGGCGTGATTCAATCTTACATTCTTTTGGTTACGATCCTTTAAAATGTCCGAACTGTGGAAAAACCATGCTATTTTTAGAACTATATTTTAATCATAATCCTGTTCCTTTGCATGAATTATACGAAAAGGCTATGCAAAAACATAGATGTCGTTCGCCTGCCTCGTTTTCATATCTTCCAAAACCTCTTTTCTCATGA
- a CDS encoding sensor domain-containing diguanylate cyclase: MDEINRYKERLQIALTAAKICIFEVDLLQQLYTYFENAEVIFGISGEKILKDVQPFSKLEPVEYRKAASAYFSHPEDEAVIEKAFKDILRGKESTYEARMRAGGSGYVWCRIHATPIIENGVPARMVGVIADISDLREQTENLKKAVNMDAFTELFNKEYAIGLISEILRKSKDLNHALLILDIDNFKNYNDTFGHSEGDKVIKAVSRKIRDTFRETDIMGRFGGDEFILLVRDIKNMQWLNRKLSDLTCFQVGDITCTTSIGISLFPQDAARFKELFAKADAALYQAKAQKGIFIYYHE, encoded by the coding sequence ATGGATGAGATAAATCGTTACAAAGAGCGGCTGCAGATTGCATTGACAGCGGCAAAGATATGTATTTTCGAAGTTGATCTTTTACAGCAGCTTTACACCTATTTTGAAAATGCGGAAGTTATTTTTGGCATTTCAGGTGAAAAGATATTAAAAGATGTGCAGCCTTTTAGCAAGCTGGAGCCGGTAGAATACCGAAAAGCGGCAAGCGCGTATTTTTCGCATCCGGAGGACGAAGCGGTGATAGAGAAGGCCTTCAAGGATATCCTAAGAGGCAAAGAATCAACCTATGAAGCACGCATGAGGGCTGGAGGATCAGGATATGTGTGGTGCAGGATCCACGCAACGCCTATCATAGAAAATGGAGTACCGGCAAGGATGGTAGGCGTGATCGCAGATATCTCTGATCTTAGAGAACAGACGGAAAATCTGAAAAAGGCCGTTAATATGGATGCATTTACTGAATTATTTAACAAGGAGTATGCAATCGGCCTGATAAGCGAGATTTTAAGGAAAAGCAAGGATTTAAATCATGCTCTGCTCATATTAGATATTGATAATTTTAAAAATTATAATGATACCTTTGGCCATAGCGAGGGGGATAAGGTTATCAAGGCAGTATCCAGAAAGATAAGAGATACATTTCGGGAAACGGATATCATGGGCAGATTCGGAGGCGATGAATTTATTCTTTTGGTTAGGGATATCAAAAACATGCAGTGGCTTAACCGCAAGTTATCCGATCTTACATGCTTTCAAGTGGGAGATATTACTTGCACTACCAGCATTGGCATCTCACTATTCCCGCAGGATGCAGCGAGATTCAAGGAATTATTTGCAAAGGCCGATGCCGCATTGTACCAGGCGAAGGCGCAAAAGGGAATTTTCATATATTATCATGAGTAA
- the tsaA gene encoding tRNA (N6-threonylcarbamoyladenosine(37)-N6)-methyltransferase TrmO: MGATLKIIARIHTDFPSKFGIPRQSGLADTHGFIIFEPKFRNPDSIKGIEEYSRLWLLWEFSENKREAWNPMVRPPRLGGNKRVGVFASRSPFRPNPIGLSCVELERVEAETPKGPILYIKGADLMDGTPIYDIKPYLPYVDAYPQAEAGFADRVRDYCLTVEFPEELLKRVPAEKREALRQILAQDPRPSYQEDPERMYGMEYAGFEIRFQVEERRLAVRDVYAKADRQDIVSGV, translated from the coding sequence ATGGGAGCGACGTTAAAGATAATAGCACGTATTCACACGGATTTTCCATCCAAATTCGGCATTCCACGCCAAAGCGGACTGGCGGATACACATGGATTCATAATATTTGAGCCAAAGTTCAGAAACCCGGATTCCATTAAAGGAATCGAAGAATATTCAAGACTTTGGCTCCTTTGGGAATTTTCAGAGAATAAAAGAGAAGCATGGAATCCCATGGTTAGGCCTCCCAGGCTGGGAGGAAACAAGAGAGTGGGGGTATTCGCCTCGCGTTCCCCATTCAGGCCCAATCCTATCGGTCTGTCCTGCGTAGAACTGGAACGGGTGGAGGCAGAGACGCCCAAGGGTCCCATTCTCTATATCAAGGGGGCGGATCTGATGGATGGAACGCCCATATACGATATTAAGCCTTATCTTCCCTATGTGGACGCCTATCCCCAGGCAGAGGCAGGCTTTGCGGATCGGGTAAGGGATTATTGCCTGACGGTGGAATTCCCGGAGGAACTCCTTAAGCGGGTGCCGGCAGAGAAAAGAGAAGCGCTGAGACAGATACTGGCCCAGGATCCACGGCCATCCTACCAGGAGGATCCGGAACGAATGTATGGAATGGAATATGCGGGGTTTGAGATACGCTTCCAGGTGGAGGAGAGACGGCTGGCCGTACGGGATGTCTATGCAAAAGCGGACAGGCAGGATATAGTTTCCGGCGTGTGA
- a CDS encoding metal-sensing transcriptional repressor has translation MEEIKECCHKKKERSEKEYKDLIHRLNRIEGQVRGIKKMVESDTYCTDILVQVSAVNAALNSFNKVLLANHIRTCVANDIRDGKEETIDELVATLQKLMR, from the coding sequence ATGGAAGAAATAAAAGAATGCTGTCATAAGAAAAAAGAGCGTTCTGAGAAGGAGTATAAAGATTTGATTCACCGCCTGAACCGTATTGAGGGCCAGGTACGCGGAATAAAAAAGATGGTTGAGAGCGATACTTACTGTACGGATATTCTGGTACAGGTATCAGCGGTCAATGCAGCATTGAATAGTTTTAACAAGGTGCTTCTGGCAAATCATATCCGGACCTGCGTGGCGAACGATATACGGGATGGAAAGGAAGAGACCATTGATGAACTGGTGGCGACGTTGCAGAAGCTTATGAGATAG
- a CDS encoding deoxyribonuclease IV, whose product MLTIGTHMSIAKGIAKTAENVVEMKANTMQIFSRNPRGSNYKTYTEEEIGRFQEIRRKNQFGPLLAHAPYTMNLASDKEKVYEFACTVIREDIARMDALGIENIVFHPGSHTGIGIEAGIRNIIAGLDQAITGDENIMVLLETMTGKGTEIGAKFEHLRAIRDGVRHPERIGICLDTCHVFAAGYDIVGNLDGVLEEFDRVIGLDLLKAVHFNDSMMPFGSHKDRHSTIGAGEIGLEPLLRVMRHPALKELPFYLETPLEDAEHKIEIEMIRQKL is encoded by the coding sequence ATGCTGACAATAGGAACGCATATGTCTATTGCCAAAGGAATTGCCAAAACGGCTGAAAATGTGGTAGAGATGAAGGCCAATACCATGCAGATATTCAGCCGTAATCCCAGAGGCTCGAATTATAAAACCTATACGGAAGAGGAGATAGGAAGATTCCAGGAGATCCGTCGCAAAAACCAGTTTGGCCCCTTGCTGGCTCATGCGCCATATACGATGAATCTGGCAAGCGATAAGGAGAAGGTCTATGAATTTGCATGTACGGTTATCCGTGAGGATATCGCAAGGATGGATGCCCTGGGGATTGAAAATATTGTATTTCATCCGGGAAGCCATACGGGCATCGGCATCGAGGCAGGAATCCGCAATATTATCGCAGGACTTGACCAGGCAATTACCGGGGATGAGAATATCATGGTGCTGCTGGAGACTATGACTGGAAAAGGGACGGAAATTGGAGCAAAGTTCGAGCACTTAAGAGCAATCCGGGATGGAGTAAGACATCCGGAGCGGATTGGAATCTGCCTGGATACCTGTCATGTGTTTGCCGCCGGGTATGATATAGTAGGAAATTTGGATGGCGTATTGGAAGAGTTTGATAGGGTGATTGGCCTGGATTTGCTCAAAGCAGTCCATTTTAATGACAGCATGATGCCTTTTGGCTCTCATAAGGATCGGCATTCCACGATAGGAGCGGGCGAGATTGGCCTGGAGCCGCTGCTAAGGGTCATGAGACATCCGGCGCTTAAGGAACTTCCGTTTTACTTGGAGACGCCGCTTGAGGATGCAGAGCACAAAATAGAGATAGAGATGATACGCCAGAAACTCTAA